The DNA segment GGTCCGTTCGACGTGGAGTCGATGCTCGGGCGCGACTTCTTGCGCGACACGCTGGCGGAGCGCTACGCGGAGACGGGCGCGGGCGTCTACGAGCCGGTGTTCTGAGAAATTGGGGAGTTGCGAGGCGCTATTGAAGCCCTCAGCAGGTTACAAACCCTGACCCGGATGTGGTCTATACAGACGAACCTCTTTTCGCCTCGGGTGCGCTTCGCGCACCACTCGGCGAAAACCCGTTCATGCCAAAAGGCCGGTCTCGCTCCGCTCGACCGGTGAATCGCGCTCACTACCGGGTCCGTCGGACCGCTCGTTCGCGCGAATGCTCGTGTTCAACTCGCAGCTCTCATCGACCGGCTGTTTCATGCGATACCATGTCTAAACAACATCAATTCAACGGGTACGGGTGTGAACGCGTCTCCGGTTCGTCTCGATCACACGAGCAGCGGCGGCGCGGCGTAGGGGTCCACGTACACGTCGAGCAGCGTGGGTTCGTCGCTCTCGATCGCGGCTGCGACGGCGTCCGGCAACGCGGCCGGATCCTCGATCACTTCTCCGGCACACCCGAAGCCGCGAGCGACCTGCGCGTAGTCGATGCCCGGTTCGAAGTCCGTCGACTGGTCGACGTTGTAGCTCCCCATCTGGCTCATCTTCGAGGAGCCGAGCGACTCGTTGTTCGTCACGATCACGGTGAGCGGGAGGTCCTCGCGAGCGGCCGTCTCCAGGTCCGCGATGTGGTAGCCGATGCCGCCGTCGCCCGAGAGCGCGACGACCGGGACGTCGGGGCGGGCGAGTTGCACGCCGATCGCCTGCGGCAGACAGGCGTTGATGCCGTCGCTGCCGCGAGCCTGCAGGTAGCGGAGTCCGGGCTCGGCCGGTTCGTAGAACGCGCCGGAGAAGAAGCCGGGGAAGCTCGTCGCGCTCACCAGCACGCCGTCGGCGGGAAGCGTTCGGTTCAGTTCCGCGATCACTCGCTGGGGTGTGATCGGGGACGCGTCGCTCTCGAACTCGTCGGCGTGTGACTCGCGCCATGCGTCGCGGGCGGCGGCCAGTTCGTCGATCAGATCTGCGCGGTCGGCGAACGCCGCCTCGTCGGCGAGCCCGGATTCTTCGCCCGCTTCGATCCGTTCGTTCAGCGCGTCTATCGTCGCCCGAAGGTCGGCCCCGATCGGGACGTCGGCCTCGTAGTTCCGGCCCAGCCACGCGGGGTCGCGGTCGACGTGGACGACGGCGGCGTCCTCGGGGACCAGCGACCAGCCCACGGTCGTGAGGTCGCCGAAGCGGGTCCCGAGGCCGATCACGAGGTCGGCGTCCGCGACGGCGTCGTTCGCGACCTGGCAGAACCCCCAGCGCCCGACCACGCCCAGGGCGTACGGGGCGGTCTCGGCGACGGCGCCTTTCCCGTTCATCGACGTGACGACCGGCGTGTTCGTCCGTTTGGCGAACGCGCTCAGTTCGTCGGCGGCGTTGGCGCGAACGATCCCTTCGCCGGCGAGTATCACTGGCCGGTCGGCGTCGGAGAGGTTCTCGAGGACGGCGTCGATCTCGGCCGGCGACGGTCGCGGACGCGCCGCGGGGAACGTCGCGTCGAGGTCGTCGCGGGGTTCGTGATCGGTCTCCGCGCGGACGACGTCCTCCGGGAGGTTGACGTGGGCCGGCCCGGGAACGCCGCCGGTCGCCTCGCGCATCGCCGCTTCGACGGCCTCGACGGCGCGGCCAGGTGTCTCGGCGTCGGCCGTGGTCTTCGTGAACGGGTCGAGGATTGCCTCGTTGTCCGCGTCCTGGATGACGCCCTTGCCGCGCGTCTCGCGGTCGTTCCCGCCAGTGAGCGCAAGGACGGGACTCGAAGCCCCGGCCGCCTCGCAGAGTCCGGCCCCGATGTACGCGGCGCCAGGCCCGCTCACACCGTCGACGATCCCGATCGAACGGCTCGCCCGCGCGTAGCCGTCGGCCATCAGCGCGGCACTGGCCTCGCTACGGGCGAGCACGTGCCGGAGATCCGAATCGGCCAGACTCGCGTAGTAGGGATCCAGCTGCTCGCAGGGAAAGCCGAACACGGTCTCAACGCCGGCGCGTTCGAAGCAATCGACGATACGGTCGGTGACGCGAGTCATCGGACCACCGCCCGTGGTGAGGATGCACTCGCCGTCGCACCTGTCGACGCTCGTCCCGTGATATCGTGTATCACTCGATCCATGCGGTGACACGTGGGCTACGGCGCAAAAAGCTTGCGCAGCCTGTCGGACGGCGCCGATTCGGTTCGAATCCGGAGCCGCCGGTTACACGTGCTCGTCGAGGAAGTCGACGATGCGCTCGAACTGCTCGATGCGGTTCTCGCGCGAGGTGGTGTGGTGGCCTTCGTCGTCGAAGATGCAGGTCTCGACGGGAATTCCCTGATCCGCGACCGCCTCGGCGATCTGGCGCGCTTCCTCGACCGGCACACGCGGGTCGTTCTCGCCGTGCTGGACGAAGAGCGGACATTCGATTCGATCGACCTGGTGAATCGGCGAGATGGATTCGAGGAAGTCGCGGTCCTCGGCGAGCGAGCCGTACTCTGCTTCGCGGTGCGATCGTCGCCACGCCCCGGTGTTCTCGAGGAAGGTAACCCAGTTCGCGATCCCGACGAAGTCGACCGCGGCCGCCCAGTGGCCCGGATACTCGGTGATGGCCGCGAGAACCATGAATCCGCCGTAGGACCGGCCGTAGCAGACGATCTTCTCGGGATCGATCGCGGGGTGGTCGGCGAGCCACTCGACCGCGGCGTCGATATCGCGGACCGAGTCCATCCGCTTCTCGACGTCGTCCAGGCTCGCGTACTCGGCGCCGTAGCCCGCGGAGCCACGGACGTTCGGCTCGAAGAGCGCGTAACCCGCGTCGAGGAAGTACTGCCGGATCGGACGGTTGCGCCAGGACGGCCGTCGCTGAGCGGCGGGTCCACCGTGGATGTCGACGATGACGGGCGTTTCGCCGGGTTCGTACTCGTCGGGCAGGGTGATGAACGCCGGAATTTCCCTCCCAGCGCGAGACTCCGTCTCGCGAGCAGACGGGCGTCGCTCGTCGACGTCGAACGTCTCGTAGCGGATCAGTTCGGGTTCGTGATAGCGGTCGAGCGTGACGCCACCGGGTGACGGTCGCGTCCACCGCGTGGCCTCGGGGCCGGCGACGCCCCCGTCCGCGAGGTCGATCGCGTAGATCGAGTAATTCAGGTTCGTCGCCGAGAGGGTCATCGCGGCGCGCTCGCCGCCGGCGCCGATCGTCACCTCGGAGACGACGCCGGTGGGGTGGTCGACCGGGACGGCGGCCACGTCGGTCGCACTGGCCAGCCGGCCGGCGGCCGTCACCGAGTAGCCCTCGACGTTCCACGTGTAGACGAGTCGGCCCGAGTCGGCGTCGAGGGCGAACCCGTCGATGCTCCAGTCGCGGTCGTGCGCGCCGGCCGTGACGGTGTCGTCGTCCGGGAGTGCGGCGTCCCCAGCCGCGGCGGCCTCGAGAATGTCGTCGTCAATCCCCACGACCGTCTCGATCTCACAGATCTCGAGGTCGATGCGGACGAGTTCCATCGTGTCGGCGTTCGCGTCGCTCAGGCAGTAGACGTCGCCGTTCGGGCCGAACGTGGCGTGCGTGTACCGGACGTCGCCATCGTGAGGCGTGACGTGCTCGCGCTCGCCAGTCTCGACGTCGACGACGAAGAGGTCCGTGTCCGAACTGGCGTTGGCGGTACTCGTGAGGAGGGACGCGCCGTCCCGACTCCAGTCGTCGACGGCGTAGAACCCCGTGCCCTCGCAGACGAGTCGCGGCTCCGGGACGTCGGTCGAGCCGTCTGCGGTGGCCTCGTCGGCGTCACGCTCTCCAGGCACGAGGTCACCGACGTCCATCACGTAGACGTCGAAGTCGGCGCCATCGCGGCGGTTCGCCGTGAAGGCGATCCGATCGCCCGTGGGACTCCAGCCGCCCCACAGGTGGATCGCGTCGGGTCGATCGGTCAGTCGAGCGATCTCGTTCGTCTCGGGGTCCACGACGAAGAGTTGATCGTGTTCGTCGGCCCCGCTGTCCTTTCCGAACGCGATCGCCCCGCCATCCGTCGACCAGTCTGCGACGGAGACGCGATCCTCGTAGAACGTTCGCTGGGTGGGCCAGGCGCCCGCCTCGTCGCTCGTCCAGACCTGCATCGTCCCGGTCGCGTCGGAGAGAAACCCGATGCGGCCGTCCGGTCCGACGGTCGGAGCCTGCGTCTCCCGTGCCGATAGATAGTCACGAAGCGCTCGTGGCATGGCTCCAGTGGCGA comes from the Halovivax cerinus genome and includes:
- a CDS encoding thiamine pyrophosphate-binding protein; this translates as MTRVTDRIVDCFERAGVETVFGFPCEQLDPYYASLADSDLRHVLARSEASAALMADGYARASRSIGIVDGVSGPGAAYIGAGLCEAAGASSPVLALTGGNDRETRGKGVIQDADNEAILDPFTKTTADAETPGRAVEAVEAAMREATGGVPGPAHVNLPEDVVRAETDHEPRDDLDATFPAARPRPSPAEIDAVLENLSDADRPVILAGEGIVRANAADELSAFAKRTNTPVVTSMNGKGAVAETAPYALGVVGRWGFCQVANDAVADADLVIGLGTRFGDLTTVGWSLVPEDAAVVHVDRDPAWLGRNYEADVPIGADLRATIDALNERIEAGEESGLADEAAFADRADLIDELAAARDAWRESHADEFESDASPITPQRVIAELNRTLPADGVLVSATSFPGFFSGAFYEPAEPGLRYLQARGSDGINACLPQAIGVQLARPDVPVVALSGDGGIGYHIADLETAAREDLPLTVIVTNNESLGSSKMSQMGSYNVDQSTDFEPGIDYAQVARGFGCAGEVIEDPAALPDAVAAAIESDEPTLLDVYVDPYAAPPLLV
- a CDS encoding S9 family peptidase translates to MPRALRDYLSARETQAPTVGPDGRIGFLSDATGTMQVWTSDEAGAWPTQRTFYEDRVSVADWSTDGGAIAFGKDSGADEHDQLFVVDPETNEIARLTDRPDAIHLWGGWSPTGDRIAFTANRRDGADFDVYVMDVGDLVPGERDADEATADGSTDVPEPRLVCEGTGFYAVDDWSRDGASLLTSTANASSDTDLFVVDVETGEREHVTPHDGDVRYTHATFGPNGDVYCLSDANADTMELVRIDLEICEIETVVGIDDDILEAAAAGDAALPDDDTVTAGAHDRDWSIDGFALDADSGRLVYTWNVEGYSVTAAGRLASATDVAAVPVDHPTGVVSEVTIGAGGERAAMTLSATNLNYSIYAIDLADGGVAGPEATRWTRPSPGGVTLDRYHEPELIRYETFDVDERRPSARETESRAGREIPAFITLPDEYEPGETPVIVDIHGGPAAQRRPSWRNRPIRQYFLDAGYALFEPNVRGSAGYGAEYASLDDVEKRMDSVRDIDAAVEWLADHPAIDPEKIVCYGRSYGGFMVLAAITEYPGHWAAAVDFVGIANWVTFLENTGAWRRSHREAEYGSLAEDRDFLESISPIHQVDRIECPLFVQHGENDPRVPVEEARQIAEAVADQGIPVETCIFDDEGHHTTSRENRIEQFERIVDFLDEHV